TGGCCGACCTGAAGGGCAAGACGATCGGCATCCAGCCGACCGCCCGCTTCCTGATGGATGCCATCCTGGCGAAGAACGGCATCGCGCCGGCCGACGTGAACGTCGTCAACGTCGGCTTCGACAAGGGCCCGCTGGTGCGCGGCGAGGTGGATGCCATCGGCGGCTGGATCACCAACACCCAGGCCCTGTCGGTCGTCGGCGAGGACCGCATCGACCTCCTCGTCCGCGACCTCGGTCTGGACTCCTACGCCAACGTCTATTTCGCCACGGACGGCGCGGTCGACGGCGACGCCGAGACGCTGGCGAAGTTCATCGGCGCGGTCGCCAGGGGCTGGGGCTTCGTGCACGCCAACCCGCAGGAAGCGGTCAAGACGATGGTCGAAGCCTATCCGGAGATGGATCTCGGTTGGGAAGAGAAGACCATCGACCTGATCCTGAAGCTCTCCTTCGACGAGAACACCGCCGCCGGCGGCTGGGGCACGTTCAGCCCCGAATCGCTCGACGGCCAGCTGACGCTGCTCGACACGGTCGGGCAGTATCCGAACGGCCGCCCGAAGACGGAGGACGTCTACACGACGAAGATCCTCGACCTGACGGCCGACAGCCGGCCGAAGCTCGCTGCCCCCGGCGCCTGAGCCGATGCAGCCGGCCGTCCGGGCAGTCGGTCTCGACGTCGGCTATCCGACGGCCGGGGAACCCGTCACCGTCATCACCGGCCTCGATCTCACCGTCGAGGCCGGCTCCTTCCTGTCGATCCTCGGCCCCTCGGGCTGCGGCAAGTCGACCCTGCTGCGCGTCGTGGCGGACCTCCTGCCGCCGCTCGCCGGAACCGTCGAGGTTCTCGGCGCAACCGCGGCCGCGGTGCGCAGCCGGCGCGAGGTCGCCTTCGTCTTCCAGGATTCCACGCTTCTGCCCTGGCGCACGGTCCGGCAGAACGTCTGCCTGCCGCTCCAGGTCGGGCGCGCGAGCCTGACGCGGGCGATCGCCGACCGGAGCGAGGCACTTCTCGACCTGATGGGCCTCGCCGGCTTCGGCGGGCGCTATCCCAACCAGCTGTCCGGCGGGCAGCGCCAGCGCGTCGCCATCGCACGGGCGCTGATGGGCGAGCCGAAGCTGCTTCTCATGGACGAACCGTTCGGGGCGCTCGACGAGATCACGCGCGACCGGCTGAACGACGAACTGCTGAACCTGTGGCGGCGGACCGGCACGACCATCCTCTTCGTCACCCACTCCATCGCCGAGGCAGCCTATCTGGGCGAGCGCGTCCTCGTGCTCGCCGCCAATCCCGGACGCATCCTCCTCGACCGCGACCTGAAACCGATCAAGCAGCCGCAGAACCGCTGCACGCGCGAGCACCCTGCCCTGGTCGCCGCGATGGCCGACCTGCGCGCGGCGCTGGCGGAGGCATCATGACACCGCTCCCGCCGCTTGCCCGCACGGTACTGCCCTTCGCCGGCGCCGCGTCCCTCATCCTCGCCTGGCAGTATCTGCTGCCGCTGGCCGGCGTGCCCGCCTACATCGTGCCGACGCCCACCGCCGTCTTTGCCGTGCTGGGGCGCGACGCGGCGCTTCTGTCGGGCCATTTCTGGCCGACCGCGATCGAGGCCGGCGCCGGCTTCCTGATCGGCAATCTCGCCGCGATCCTGCTCGCGGTCGTCTTCGTCCACAGCCGGGTCCTGCAGGCCGCCTATTTTCCCGTCGTGCTGTTCTTCAACACCATCCCGATCCTGGCGCTCTCGCCCATCATCATCCTGATTTTCGGGCTCGGCATGACGCCCAAGATCGTCATCGCCGCGGTGATCTGCTTCTTCCCGACGCTGATCAACATGATCCGCGGCCTCGATTCGGCCGGCCCCAGCGAGCACGAGCTGTTCCGCATGCTCTCGGCCAGCCGCTGGGAGGTGTTCTGGCGCCTGCGCCTGCCGCGCTCGCTGCCGCTGCTGTTCTCCTCGCTGCGCATCAGCTCGGCCACCGCCGTCATCGGCGCGATCGTCGGCGAGTGGATCGGCTCCGACAAGGGCCTCGGCGCACTGATCATCCAGGCGACCTTCAACTACCAGTCGGACCGCCTGTACGCCGCGATCGTGCTCTCCTCGCTGCTCGCCATCGGCATCTTCGCCGTCGTGGTGGCGGCGGAGAAGATGCTTCTGCGGGAACCGTAGAGCGGCGAGGCCCCCGGTTCCCGCACGGCGGGCGGCCGTCAGCCCCGCGCGAAGGCCAGGAGGTCGGGATTGACGACCTCCGGATGCGTCGCGAACAGCCCGTGCGACAGGCTCGGATAGGTCTTCAGCGTGCCGTTCTTCAGCAGCCGCACGGCCTTGTGGGCCGAGTTGGCGATCGGCACGATCTGGTCGTCCTCGCCGTGGATCACCAGGACGGGCACGGTGATGGCCTTCAGGTCCTCGGTGAAGTCGGTTTCCGAAAAGGCCGTTATGCAGTCATAATGGGCCTTGGCGCCGCCCGCCATGCCCTGGCGCCACCAGTTGTCGATCAGGCCCTGGCTGACCTTGGCGCCCTCGCGGTTGAAGCCGTAGAAGGGGCCGGACGGGATGTCGCGGAAGAACTGCGCCCGGTTGGCAACCAGCGCCGAGCGGAAGCCGTCGAAGACATCGAGCGGGATGCCG
The nucleotide sequence above comes from Aquibium microcysteis. Encoded proteins:
- a CDS encoding ABC transporter permease — its product is MTPLPPLARTVLPFAGAASLILAWQYLLPLAGVPAYIVPTPTAVFAVLGRDAALLSGHFWPTAIEAGAGFLIGNLAAILLAVVFVHSRVLQAAYFPVVLFFNTIPILALSPIIILIFGLGMTPKIVIAAVICFFPTLINMIRGLDSAGPSEHELFRMLSASRWEVFWRLRLPRSLPLLFSSLRISSATAVIGAIVGEWIGSDKGLGALIIQATFNYQSDRLYAAIVLSSLLAIGIFAVVVAAEKMLLREP
- a CDS encoding alpha/beta fold hydrolase, whose translation is MATIRTSDGTTIFYKDWGPKDAQPVVFHHGWPLSGDDWDNQMLFFLGEGYRVVAHDRRGHGRSDQTDTGNDMDTYAADVADLARALDLRNAIHIGHSTGGGEVARYAARAEAGRVAKAVLIGAVPPVMARTPSNPDGIPLDVFDGFRSALVANRAQFFRDIPSGPFYGFNREGAKVSQGLIDNWWRQGMAGGAKAHYDCITAFSETDFTEDLKAITVPVLVIHGEDDQIVPIANSAHKAVRLLKNGTLKTYPSLSHGLFATHPEVVNPDLLAFARG
- a CDS encoding ABC transporter substrate-binding protein → MTGYPNHRIDRRTLFKTGAAAGLLAFAPGIQLLSATSARAAAELVIQYDWLMSNGQIGDIAAMKNGYFEEAGFEVTFSPGGPNSATVPPVISGSAELGQFSETPQLFAARAGGVPVRIIACGFRTGPYALTSKPGKPINGVADLKGKTIGIQPTARFLMDAILAKNGIAPADVNVVNVGFDKGPLVRGEVDAIGGWITNTQALSVVGEDRIDLLVRDLGLDSYANVYFATDGAVDGDAETLAKFIGAVARGWGFVHANPQEAVKTMVEAYPEMDLGWEEKTIDLILKLSFDENTAAGGWGTFSPESLDGQLTLLDTVGQYPNGRPKTEDVYTTKILDLTADSRPKLAAPGA
- a CDS encoding ABC transporter ATP-binding protein, whose translation is MQPAVRAVGLDVGYPTAGEPVTVITGLDLTVEAGSFLSILGPSGCGKSTLLRVVADLLPPLAGTVEVLGATAAAVRSRREVAFVFQDSTLLPWRTVRQNVCLPLQVGRASLTRAIADRSEALLDLMGLAGFGGRYPNQLSGGQRQRVAIARALMGEPKLLLMDEPFGALDEITRDRLNDELLNLWRRTGTTILFVTHSIAEAAYLGERVLVLAANPGRILLDRDLKPIKQPQNRCTREHPALVAAMADLRAALAEAS